One window of the Procambarus clarkii isolate CNS0578487 chromosome 89, FALCON_Pclarkii_2.0, whole genome shotgun sequence genome contains the following:
- the LOC123773363 gene encoding boophilin-G2 yields the protein MELLVAVLVSLVSAASSLTGNAITDDSTGASDGSCHAPKDVGSCSGQQEAWHYSAAESRCIFFVYSGCGGNANRFASRAACEEACEKPRCPNVACPDTCSRTQSPEGCEICACTRDEARAVCTEQSKRGYCRALYHNWAWDNQEHRCVQFLYGGCGGNQNNFETEEECMRVCSGV from the exons ATGGAGTTGCTGGTAGCTGTTCTGGTGTCTTTGGTATCAGCCGCTTCCAGCCTGACTGGGAACGCCATCACAG ACGACAGCACGGGTGCCTCAGACGGCAGCTGCCACGCCCCCAAGGATGTGGGTAGCTGCTCAGGGCAGCAGGAGGCCTGGCACTACAGCGCTGCTGAGAGCAGGTGCATCTTCTTCGTGTATTCCGGTTGCGGAGGCAACGCCAACAG GTTCGCAAGTAGGGCGGCTTGTGAAGAAGCATGTGAGAAACCCAGGTGCCCAAACGTCGCCTGTCCGGACACCTGCTCTCGTACCCAGAGCCCCGAAGGGTGCGAGATCTGCGCTTGTACTAGAG ATGAGGCTCGCGCAGTGTGCACGGAGCAGTCGAAGCGAGGCTACTGCCGCGCCCTTTACCACAACTGGGCCTGGGATAACCAGGAGCACCGGTGCGTCCAGTTCCTGTACGGCGGCTGTGGGGGCAACCAGAACAACTTTGAGACGGAGGAAGAGTGCATGAGAGTGTGTTCTGGTGTGTAG